One genomic region from Halococcus qingdaonensis encodes:
- a CDS encoding glutathione S-transferase N-terminal domain-containing protein, with product MSNLELYELEGCPYCAKVKDKLADLDLDYESHMVPSSHDERTEVEEVSGQTGVPVLVDPEHDVDGMSESDDIVAYLDETYGDAAA from the coding sequence ATGTCGAACCTCGAACTCTACGAACTGGAGGGCTGTCCGTACTGCGCGAAAGTGAAGGACAAACTCGCCGATCTCGATCTCGACTACGAATCGCATATGGTGCCGAGCTCACACGACGAGCGCACCGAGGTCGAGGAGGTCAGCGGCCAGACCGGCGTCCCAGTGCTCGTCGATCCCGAACACGACGTCGACGGCATGAGCGAGTCCGACGACATCGTCGCCTACCTCGACGAGACCTACGGCGACGCAGCGGCCTGA
- a CDS encoding MTH865 family protein: MSDKDDIRQQLHDGFADADYPVSSPMDLVPALPNGPSTTFESGDVSFTAMELNTQAGGRQEFPYEDVDPLVDDVMAGLEDEGYFD; this comes from the coding sequence ATGTCAGACAAAGACGACATCAGACAGCAGCTTCACGACGGGTTCGCGGACGCCGACTACCCCGTATCGAGTCCGATGGATCTCGTGCCGGCGCTGCCGAACGGGCCGTCGACCACCTTCGAGTCCGGCGACGTGAGCTTCACCGCGATGGAGCTCAACACCCAGGCCGGCGGCCGGCAGGAGTTCCCCTACGAGGACGTCGATCCGCTCGTCGACGACGTCATGGCTGGTCTCGAGGACGAGGGCTACTTCGACTGA
- a CDS encoding helix-turn-helix domain-containing protein, producing MERSTDERAHVRQFTLSLRPGEGLVHPVDDALAAVPAVGRESLSHVQSNTETSALCYRFEGDEIALADVLEERSDVLAHDVIHDDGGAFGLYLRVEGELAVFERCFFEQGVLVDPPIAITDRGLRLQVIGTPAMIKRAMERLPSGVACSVDRLGGAESDGLLVAALTDRQREVIETAFDLGYYEIPRRTTHADIATVLDLSGSTIDEHLRKAEAKLMEQLLS from the coding sequence GTGGAGCGATCGACCGACGAGCGCGCGCACGTCCGGCAGTTCACCCTCTCGCTCCGGCCGGGCGAGGGGCTCGTCCATCCCGTCGACGACGCGCTCGCTGCCGTGCCGGCCGTCGGCCGGGAGTCGCTGAGCCACGTCCAGAGCAACACGGAAACGAGCGCACTGTGTTATCGATTCGAAGGCGACGAGATCGCCCTCGCCGACGTGCTCGAAGAGCGATCGGACGTGCTCGCCCACGACGTCATCCACGACGACGGTGGCGCGTTCGGATTGTATCTCCGTGTCGAGGGCGAGCTCGCCGTGTTCGAGCGCTGTTTCTTCGAACAGGGGGTACTCGTCGATCCGCCGATCGCGATCACCGATCGTGGGCTCCGGCTGCAGGTCATCGGGACGCCCGCGATGATCAAACGCGCGATGGAGCGCCTGCCCTCGGGGGTCGCCTGCTCGGTCGATCGACTGGGCGGTGCCGAGAGCGATGGCCTGCTGGTGGCCGCACTCACCGACCGCCAGCGCGAGGTGATCGAGACGGCCTTCGATCTCGGCTACTACGAGATCCCGCGACGAACGACGCATGCCGATATCGCCACCGTGCTCGACCTCTCGGGATCGACCATCGACGAACATCTCCGCAAGGCCGAAGCCAAACTGATGGAACAGCTGCTCTCTTGA
- a CDS encoding acyl-CoA dehydrogenase family protein, with protein MDLTDEQRAFRDDLREYLDETIDPIVDEADRNGPMDREELLGYVSDLNDLGVGFDPETAPNFFGDVWNFTIAAEEISYTWPSLLVGVMMSFPALFVQFAAEQTRQAMLPKLEDGDCLAALAVTEPEGGSDTARPNTVARKDGDEFVLNGEKTWVGNAHYADCVLVVAHDDSTGASDMFMVDRANNSFETREIDKMGWKGVSNARISFDDVRVPEGNRLSNMFSNAIMAGNEMNDIVPFPESVTQLFFDQKPLNATFSFMRTGMSFMSVGIMQAAFDAALDRATDRETFGKPIAEHQLVTEKLYDMKAGLETSRQLSRRAAELLEDGSEDARLMSSLAKGYTSETCKDVTDDAIQVFGGEGLKTENRLERYYRDARVMTIPDGTTEVQKLIVGKELTDASAYS; from the coding sequence ATGGATCTGACCGACGAACAACGCGCGTTTCGCGACGATCTCCGGGAGTATCTCGACGAGACGATCGACCCGATCGTCGACGAGGCCGACAGAAACGGTCCGATGGACCGGGAGGAACTGCTCGGCTACGTCAGCGACCTGAACGACCTCGGCGTCGGCTTCGATCCCGAGACGGCACCGAACTTCTTCGGCGATGTCTGGAACTTCACGATCGCGGCCGAGGAGATCAGCTACACGTGGCCGAGCCTGCTCGTGGGCGTGATGATGTCCTTTCCCGCCCTGTTCGTCCAGTTCGCGGCCGAGCAGACCCGGCAGGCGATGCTCCCGAAACTCGAAGACGGCGACTGTCTCGCGGCACTGGCCGTCACCGAACCCGAGGGCGGCAGCGACACCGCGCGGCCGAACACCGTCGCGAGAAAGGACGGCGACGAGTTCGTCCTGAATGGCGAGAAGACGTGGGTCGGCAACGCCCACTACGCCGACTGCGTGCTCGTGGTCGCCCACGACGACTCGACGGGCGCGTCGGACATGTTCATGGTCGATCGCGCGAACAACAGCTTCGAGACCCGGGAAATCGACAAGATGGGCTGGAAGGGCGTCTCGAACGCCCGGATCTCCTTCGACGACGTGCGCGTGCCCGAGGGCAACCGCCTCTCGAACATGTTCTCCAACGCGATCATGGCGGGCAACGAGATGAACGACATCGTCCCGTTCCCCGAGAGCGTCACGCAGCTGTTCTTCGATCAGAAGCCGCTCAACGCGACGTTCTCGTTCATGCGCACGGGGATGTCGTTCATGTCCGTCGGCATCATGCAGGCGGCGTTCGACGCCGCGCTCGATCGAGCGACCGACCGCGAGACCTTCGGCAAGCCGATCGCCGAGCACCAACTCGTCACCGAGAAGTTGTACGACATGAAGGCCGGCTTGGAGACCTCGCGCCAGCTCTCGCGGCGCGCGGCCGAACTGCTCGAAGACGGCAGCGAGGACGCCCGTCTGATGTCTTCGCTGGCGAAGGGCTACACGAGCGAGACTTGCAAGGACGTGACCGACGACGCGATCCAGGTGTTCGGCGGCGAGGGGCTGAAGACCGAAAACCGGCTCGAACGCTACTACCGCGACGCCCGCGTCATGACTATTCCCGACGGAACGACCGAGGTCCAGAAGCTGATCGTCGGGAAGGAACTCACCGACGCCAGCGCGTACAGTTGA
- a CDS encoding SCP2 sterol-binding domain-containing protein produces the protein MTDEQLIQRIETALEEEQDQLEADLLAILADMEGQTDELVREHPEVMASILGRMEAMDIASFVSENPETADQFQELLWSGMRVMVERNPEVKEQINEDITTNFEADDCPMEGHLKVREKEELITGGAGQLDDADITITGPADVLVGLITGNVDPIQGFMQQQYEMDGPVQKGTKLAPIMNSLSEQVPE, from the coding sequence ATGACCGACGAGCAACTCATCCAGCGAATCGAGACCGCGCTCGAAGAGGAGCAGGACCAGCTCGAAGCGGACCTCCTCGCCATTCTCGCCGACATGGAGGGCCAAACGGACGAGCTCGTGCGCGAGCATCCGGAAGTGATGGCCAGCATTCTCGGGCGCATGGAGGCGATGGATATCGCCTCGTTCGTCTCCGAAAACCCCGAGACGGCCGATCAGTTCCAGGAACTGCTCTGGTCGGGCATGCGCGTGATGGTCGAGCGGAACCCAGAGGTCAAAGAGCAGATCAACGAGGACATCACCACGAATTTCGAGGCGGACGACTGTCCGATGGAGGGCCACCTGAAGGTCCGCGAGAAGGAAGAGCTCATCACGGGCGGGGCGGGCCAGCTCGACGACGCCGACATCACCATCACGGGACCGGCCGACGTGCTGGTGGGGCTCATCACCGGTAACGTCGACCCGATTCAAGGGTTCATGCAACAACAGTACGAGATGGACGGTCCGGTGCAGAAGGGGACGAAACTCGCACCGATCATGAACAGCCTCTCCGAGCAGGTGCCCGAGTGA
- a CDS encoding SCP2 sterol-binding domain-containing protein, with the protein MADHDGSDHERLISAVIETPVADAPAITFPALREEFPADLDDLFDQLEQYLYEKTIHAYLDLSDGECREAEVLSDPAAHDPGFRIVGPYENWKDLIEGADVMESIFSEALELDGSTTTILPYSEAAQELGDTAARVDTQHLF; encoded by the coding sequence ATGGCAGACCACGATGGCAGCGATCACGAACGGCTCATATCGGCCGTGATAGAGACGCCTGTCGCCGACGCTCCCGCTATCACGTTTCCTGCCCTTCGCGAAGAGTTCCCCGCTGACCTCGACGATTTGTTCGACCAACTGGAGCAGTATCTCTACGAGAAAACTATTCATGCGTATCTCGACCTCTCCGATGGAGAATGCCGCGAAGCCGAAGTCCTCTCCGACCCTGCGGCGCACGATCCAGGTTTCCGGATCGTCGGCCCATATGAGAACTGGAAAGACCTCATTGAGGGCGCGGACGTGATGGAATCCATCTTCTCGGAAGCCCTCGAACTCGACGGCTCGACGACCACGATTCTGCCCTACAGCGAGGCTGCACAGGAGTTGGGCGACACCGCCGCCCGGGTCGACACGCAACACCTATTTTAA
- a CDS encoding ribonucleotide-diphosphate reductase subunit beta: protein MAQSAAPPYAGQRIETGDKWYQLFQKGVELGTWNVEKLFDEIGFEQDRETWQSLGEDERNQIRYLLSGFLDGETEVAGDAATNLSRAMGADCLAGNRQKEMFMTMLTLTEHKHTQFLDIYMNEVMDDRDNYTELDPRRGTRVPIVQTTGLGEVFEHQGLLTAKAAQTDDPVDIARAATNYHLNVEGILARVGSTAISRLPERANLPLLNYAFKFISTDEGRHITHGVELLKELLEKERAGEPSYQGVEAGIVETLYKDVPYMADFAYMYTEAVGDPLDLDIDATLLRGGNLIDGMYNETLGCDIDYLEVMDTVSDRYDEITEWDLESRLEEQERHYQQKRGITADGGDE, encoded by the coding sequence ATGGCACAGTCAGCTGCCCCGCCGTACGCTGGCCAGCGAATCGAGACCGGAGACAAGTGGTATCAGCTGTTCCAGAAAGGCGTCGAACTGGGCACGTGGAACGTCGAGAAACTGTTCGACGAGATCGGCTTCGAGCAAGACAGGGAAACGTGGCAGTCGCTCGGCGAGGACGAGCGCAACCAGATTCGCTACCTGCTGTCGGGCTTTCTCGACGGCGAGACCGAGGTCGCCGGCGACGCCGCGACCAATCTCTCGCGAGCGATGGGTGCCGACTGTCTGGCAGGAAATCGACAGAAAGAGATGTTCATGACGATGCTCACGCTGACCGAGCACAAACACACCCAGTTCCTCGACATCTACATGAACGAGGTGATGGACGACCGCGACAACTACACCGAACTCGATCCGCGGCGCGGCACCCGCGTCCCCATCGTCCAGACCACGGGACTGGGTGAGGTGTTCGAACATCAGGGGCTGCTGACTGCGAAGGCCGCACAGACCGACGATCCGGTTGACATCGCCCGGGCCGCGACGAACTACCATCTCAACGTCGAGGGTATCCTCGCGCGGGTCGGTTCGACGGCGATCAGTCGGTTACCCGAGCGGGCGAACCTCCCACTGCTGAACTACGCCTTCAAGTTCATCAGCACCGACGAGGGCCGCCACATCACCCACGGCGTCGAACTGCTGAAGGAGCTTCTCGAAAAGGAGCGCGCCGGCGAACCGTCCTATCAGGGCGTCGAAGCGGGTATCGTCGAGACGCTCTACAAGGACGTCCCATACATGGCCGATTTCGCGTACATGTACACCGAAGCGGTCGGCGACCCGCTCGATCTCGACATCGATGCGACGCTGCTGCGCGGCGGCAACCTCATCGATGGGATGTACAACGAGACTCTCGGCTGTGACATCGACTATCTGGAGGTCATGGATACCGTGAGCGATCGCTACGACGAGATTACCGAGTGGGATCTCGAAAGCCGCCTCGAAGAGCAGGAGCGTCACTACCAGCAAAAGCGTGGCATCACGGCGGACGGGGGTGATGAGTGA
- a CDS encoding 2Fe-2S iron-sulfur cluster-binding protein, whose product MSHRVTIEFGDETHELDVNENEYVLDAGLDDGLDLPCSCREGNCTTCTGELLTGEIDQSDGMALDKEDREAGYVLLCSAKPRSDCRVRAGNEVQEELLGLDLF is encoded by the coding sequence GTGAGCCATCGAGTCACCATCGAGTTCGGCGACGAAACCCACGAACTCGACGTGAACGAGAACGAATACGTCCTCGATGCCGGCCTCGACGACGGTCTCGACCTCCCCTGCTCCTGTCGAGAGGGGAATTGCACTACCTGCACCGGAGAACTCTTGACGGGCGAGATCGACCAGAGCGACGGGATGGCCCTCGACAAAGAGGACAGAGAGGCGGGCTACGTGTTGCTCTGCAGTGCGAAGCCACGAAGCGATTGCCGTGTTCGAGCTGGGAACGAGGTTCAGGAGGAGCTGCTCGGACTCGATCTCTTTTGA
- a CDS encoding metal-dependent transcriptional regulator — MNTAEQYLKAIYLVQQVENGPAATGRLADSLDVSPASANEMIGKLEDRGLADHEKYKGVTLTDEGIERARDSLQTYCIIERFLVEVLDVEDFRTEASQLESVIDETVAERLDTIIDREPQCPDCFAPDEDVCALLDAEGGAAD, encoded by the coding sequence ATGAACACGGCCGAGCAGTATCTGAAGGCGATCTATCTCGTCCAGCAGGTCGAGAACGGGCCGGCGGCCACGGGGCGGTTGGCCGATTCGCTCGACGTGAGTCCGGCGAGTGCCAACGAGATGATCGGAAAACTCGAAGACCGCGGGCTCGCCGACCACGAGAAGTACAAAGGCGTGACGCTCACCGACGAGGGGATCGAGCGGGCTCGTGACTCGCTCCAGACCTACTGCATCATCGAGCGCTTCCTCGTCGAAGTGCTCGACGTCGAGGACTTTCGTACCGAAGCCAGCCAGCTCGAAAGCGTCATCGACGAGACGGTCGCCGAGCGACTCGACACGATCATCGACCGCGAGCCACAGTGTCCGGACTGTTTCGCCCCCGACGAGGACGTCTGTGCGCTGCTCGATGCCGAAGGCGGGGCTGCCGACTGA